In the Diachasmimorpha longicaudata isolate KC_UGA_2023 chromosome 1, iyDiaLong2, whole genome shotgun sequence genome, one interval contains:
- the LOC135172672 gene encoding uncharacterized protein LOC135172672 isoform X1, which translates to MIVKFMILAVIFTAVSVNAEILNANDAQTCVNLCTSCQGTASFVDGYCECYVPAGSEQGECITRIKRQANDLGMDFMDCEAATAERPARCNLRSHHLRATDGDRIAKYFMRGGPVVGSPMIQSQCGTDNVVSAPNPQPQTQPESVGCPDSQLSFTPSSDSIVGAPLVPYNLQRPLYRQSLKAPQPHHWPTLAPSMPLRFTPISSPVYFPVQSPLHYSFLPPLHSSLHSPVQSSLHYPFITSLHSPLRHPMLGASQMEEPEENIVGATHKSYIPPIQMIKERPHMIAAPTPIIQPGYSYQSKAAVPLSKDLLTLLKETLMHQNAILEAIQRHLNSADANVGTSRVLYTSEEPKLGASPPKFCPEPIKVEEPVVGSPKKTDCNKQRITRMSPAIEALIEGIPKIQKIKEMEQLEKTDDFGNEQLARIDKWRRDETSDRPLKEARPNLNGRQRKRELKKASESKSP; encoded by the exons ATGATTGTCAAGTTTATGATATTGGCAGTGATCTTCACTGCAG tTTCAGTTAACGCTGAAATTTTAAACGCCAATGATGCGCAAACGTGCGTGAATCTCTGCACCAGCTGTCAAGGTACAGCATCCTTCGTAGATGGATACTGTGAGTGCTATGTTCCTGCTGGAAGTGAACagg GCGAATGCATAACACGAATTAAGAGACAGGCGAACGATTTGGGAATGGATTTCATGGACTGTGAAGCTGCTACTGCAGAGAGACCAGCCAGGTGTAACTTGAGGTCACATCATCTCAGAGCAA CTGATGGTGATCGCATAGCCAAATACTTCATGAGAGGTGGTCCTGTCGTAGGATCTCCAATGATTCAATCACAATGTGGCACTGATAATGTGGTGAGTGCACCAAATCCCCAACCACAGACCCAACCAGAATCAGTGGGATGCCCAGATTCTCAGCTATCTTTCACTCCAAGCTCAGACAGCATCGTCGGTGCACCACTCGTGCCATACAACCTTCAACGTCCATTATATAGACAATCTTTAAAAGCACCTCAACCACATCACTGGCCAACCTTGGCCCCATCTATGCCATTAAGGTTCACTCCTATTTCTTCTCCAGTGTATTTTCCTGTTCAATCTCCTCTTCATTATTCTTTTCTGCCCCCTCTGCATTCATCTCTTCATTCTCCTGTTCAATCTTCTCTTCACTATCCATTTATCACTTCTCTTCATTCTCCTCTTCGTCATCCTATGCTTGGGGCTTCACAGATGGAGGAGCCCGAGGAAAATATT GTAGGTGCCACCCATAAGTCTTACATCCCGCCAATCCAAATGATAAAAGAAAGACCACATATGATAGCTGCTCCAACACCTATAATCCAACCTGGGTATAGTTATCAATCTAAAGCCGCTGTTCCACTGTCTAAGGACTTGCTAACGCTTCTTAAAGAAACACTTATGCACCAAAATGCAATTCTGGAAGCGATACAACGACATTTGAACAGCGCTGACGCCAATGTAGGAACTTCCAGAGTACTCTACACGTCGGAGGAGCCCAAGCTGGGGGCATCACCTCCAAAATTCTGCCCTGAACCGATCAAGGTTGAAGAGCCCGTTGTAGGGTCtccaaaaaaaactgattGCAATAAACAGAGAATTACTAGAATGTCTCCAGCTATTGAAGCTCTCATCGAAGGAATAcccaaaattcaaaaaattaaagagatGGAACAACTGGAGAAAACAGACGATTTTGGGAATGAGCAGTTGG
- the LOC135172672 gene encoding uncharacterized protein LOC135172672 isoform X2 produces MIVKFMILAVIFTAVNAEILNANDAQTCVNLCTSCQGTASFVDGYCECYVPAGSEQGECITRIKRQANDLGMDFMDCEAATAERPARCNLRSHHLRATDGDRIAKYFMRGGPVVGSPMIQSQCGTDNVVSAPNPQPQTQPESVGCPDSQLSFTPSSDSIVGAPLVPYNLQRPLYRQSLKAPQPHHWPTLAPSMPLRFTPISSPVYFPVQSPLHYSFLPPLHSSLHSPVQSSLHYPFITSLHSPLRHPMLGASQMEEPEENIVGATHKSYIPPIQMIKERPHMIAAPTPIIQPGYSYQSKAAVPLSKDLLTLLKETLMHQNAILEAIQRHLNSADANVGTSRVLYTSEEPKLGASPPKFCPEPIKVEEPVVGSPKKTDCNKQRITRMSPAIEALIEGIPKIQKIKEMEQLEKTDDFGNEQLARIDKWRRDETSDRPLKEARPNLNGRQRKRELKKASESKSP; encoded by the exons ATGATTGTCAAGTTTATGATATTGGCAGTGATCTTCACTGCAG TTAACGCTGAAATTTTAAACGCCAATGATGCGCAAACGTGCGTGAATCTCTGCACCAGCTGTCAAGGTACAGCATCCTTCGTAGATGGATACTGTGAGTGCTATGTTCCTGCTGGAAGTGAACagg GCGAATGCATAACACGAATTAAGAGACAGGCGAACGATTTGGGAATGGATTTCATGGACTGTGAAGCTGCTACTGCAGAGAGACCAGCCAGGTGTAACTTGAGGTCACATCATCTCAGAGCAA CTGATGGTGATCGCATAGCCAAATACTTCATGAGAGGTGGTCCTGTCGTAGGATCTCCAATGATTCAATCACAATGTGGCACTGATAATGTGGTGAGTGCACCAAATCCCCAACCACAGACCCAACCAGAATCAGTGGGATGCCCAGATTCTCAGCTATCTTTCACTCCAAGCTCAGACAGCATCGTCGGTGCACCACTCGTGCCATACAACCTTCAACGTCCATTATATAGACAATCTTTAAAAGCACCTCAACCACATCACTGGCCAACCTTGGCCCCATCTATGCCATTAAGGTTCACTCCTATTTCTTCTCCAGTGTATTTTCCTGTTCAATCTCCTCTTCATTATTCTTTTCTGCCCCCTCTGCATTCATCTCTTCATTCTCCTGTTCAATCTTCTCTTCACTATCCATTTATCACTTCTCTTCATTCTCCTCTTCGTCATCCTATGCTTGGGGCTTCACAGATGGAGGAGCCCGAGGAAAATATT GTAGGTGCCACCCATAAGTCTTACATCCCGCCAATCCAAATGATAAAAGAAAGACCACATATGATAGCTGCTCCAACACCTATAATCCAACCTGGGTATAGTTATCAATCTAAAGCCGCTGTTCCACTGTCTAAGGACTTGCTAACGCTTCTTAAAGAAACACTTATGCACCAAAATGCAATTCTGGAAGCGATACAACGACATTTGAACAGCGCTGACGCCAATGTAGGAACTTCCAGAGTACTCTACACGTCGGAGGAGCCCAAGCTGGGGGCATCACCTCCAAAATTCTGCCCTGAACCGATCAAGGTTGAAGAGCCCGTTGTAGGGTCtccaaaaaaaactgattGCAATAAACAGAGAATTACTAGAATGTCTCCAGCTATTGAAGCTCTCATCGAAGGAATAcccaaaattcaaaaaattaaagagatGGAACAACTGGAGAAAACAGACGATTTTGGGAATGAGCAGTTGG